The Medicago truncatula cultivar Jemalong A17 chromosome 4, MtrunA17r5.0-ANR, whole genome shotgun sequence genome includes a region encoding these proteins:
- the LOC11442797 gene encoding HVA22-like protein a isoform X2, translating into MGGSGSGAGSFLMVLLRNFDVLAGYASVRAIESKSPVDDQQWLTYWVLYSLITLFELTFAKILEWIPIWPYAKLILTCWLVLPYFTGAAYVYEHYVRPFLANPQTINIWYVPRKKDVFTKQDDIITAAEKYIKENGTEAFENLIHRADKSKWGSSHHTMYDETY; encoded by the exons ATGGGTGGATCTGGATCTGGTGCCGGTAGTTTTCTTATGGTTCTTCTCAGAAATTTTGATGTACTTGCTGG ATATGCTTCAGTTAGGGCAATTGAGAGCAAGTCTCCTGTGGATGATCAACAGTGGCTAACCTATTGGGTTCTGTATTCATTGATCACTCTTTTCGAACTTACTTTTGCCAAAATTCTTGAATG GATTCCTATATGGCCATATGCAAAGCTGATTCTAACCTGCTGGTTGGTCCTTCCTTATTTTACTGGTGCTGCTTACGTTTATGAGCATTATGTAAGACCCTTCTTGGCCAATCCTCAGACCATTAACATCTGGTATGTTCCAAGGAAAAAGGACGTCTTCACGAAACAAGATGACATTATAACTGCTGCAGAGAAGTACATCAAAGAGAATGGAACAGAAGCATTTGAGAATCTGATCCATAGG GCTGATAAATCTAAATGGGGCAGTAGTCACCATACAATGTATGATGAGACCTATTGA
- the LOC11442797 gene encoding HVA22-like protein a isoform X1: MGGSGSGAGSFLMVLLRNFDVLAGPVISLVYPLYASVRAIESKSPVDDQQWLTYWVLYSLITLFELTFAKILEWIPIWPYAKLILTCWLVLPYFTGAAYVYEHYVRPFLANPQTINIWYVPRKKDVFTKQDDIITAAEKYIKENGTEAFENLIHRADKSKWGSSHHTMYDETY; the protein is encoded by the exons ATGGGTGGATCTGGATCTGGTGCCGGTAGTTTTCTTATGGTTCTTCTCAGAAATTTTGATGTACTTGCTGG ACCTGTGATTAGTCTTGTTTATCCTCT ATATGCTTCAGTTAGGGCAATTGAGAGCAAGTCTCCTGTGGATGATCAACAGTGGCTAACCTATTGGGTTCTGTATTCATTGATCACTCTTTTCGAACTTACTTTTGCCAAAATTCTTGAATG GATTCCTATATGGCCATATGCAAAGCTGATTCTAACCTGCTGGTTGGTCCTTCCTTATTTTACTGGTGCTGCTTACGTTTATGAGCATTATGTAAGACCCTTCTTGGCCAATCCTCAGACCATTAACATCTGGTATGTTCCAAGGAAAAAGGACGTCTTCACGAAACAAGATGACATTATAACTGCTGCAGAGAAGTACATCAAAGAGAATGGAACAGAAGCATTTGAGAATCTGATCCATAGG GCTGATAAATCTAAATGGGGCAGTAGTCACCATACAATGTATGATGAGACCTATTGA